A single region of the Candidatus Melainabacteria bacterium genome encodes:
- a CDS encoding DUF3592 domain-containing protein has product NNNNNNNNNNFTSLVQPPPLSGTNNKLTNLTNTINSAAHRKQQQLQSSKHLQSPQAQVGQALANQSSQRLSLVGQPVTRHTTPLSAPLPPELSHANVPRKVQWNGNCGRISPRDIFVIMLVNPLMWLMVNFGSNALGIDAQLAAHAVTVPAVVTNVDTNLSSKNYRVVDYKYTFNGKVYHQSEERSISAPEYTKGSTYPIAVLPSNPTIREPLGASPGKKLSVDNTLFALMALVNLIILTALLSPALWQRMLARTGQAFRARVDSTRVLGEKLCVADLSWLMNGSTVRRTIQISKDEYFSLCAGDTEIILCDKNANNVVLYRFCRYNAVPPRAPAITVINP; this is encoded by the coding sequence AACAACAACAACAACAACAACAACAACAACTTTACGTCGCTCGTGCAGCCACCGCCACTGAGTGGCACAAACAATAAGTTGACCAATCTGACGAACACAATAAACTCAGCAGCGCACCGAAAACAGCAGCAGCTTCAATCGTCGAAACACTTGCAATCTCCCCAGGCGCAAGTTGGACAAGCGCTTGCCAATCAAAGTAGCCAACGACTCTCTCTTGTTGGTCAACCTGTAACCAGACACACGACACCACTTTCAGCGCCACTCCCACCCGAACTTTCGCACGCGAATGTGCCGCGCAAGGTACAGTGGAACGGTAACTGCGGTCGAATCAGTCCGCGCGATATCTTCGTTATCATGCTCGTCAACCCACTCATGTGGCTTATGGTAAATTTCGGTTCCAACGCCCTGGGAATCGATGCGCAGCTTGCAGCGCATGCCGTTACGGTGCCGGCCGTCGTCACCAACGTGGACACTAACTTAAGCTCAAAAAATTACAGAGTGGTTGATTACAAATACACATTCAACGGCAAGGTCTATCACCAATCAGAGGAGCGCAGCATTAGTGCTCCCGAGTATACGAAGGGAAGTACTTATCCAATCGCAGTTCTGCCCTCAAACCCGACAATAAGAGAGCCACTGGGTGCTTCACCCGGCAAAAAGCTTAGCGTGGATAATACATTGTTCGCGCTAATGGCACTGGTCAATCTTATCATTCTGACAGCACTACTTTCACCGGCGCTCTGGCAAAGAATGCTGGCAAGAACTGGACAGGCCTTTAGAGCCAGAGTCGACAGTACTCGAGTACTCGGCGAGAAGCTTTGCGTGGCAGATTTGAGCTGGCTGATGAACGGTTCGACGGTTCGTCGAACCATTCAGATTTCAAAAGACGAGTACTTCTCCTTATGCGCTGGCGACACAGAGATTATTCTGTGCGACAAAAACGCAAACAACGTTGTGCTGTATCGCTTCTGCCGTTACAACGCAGTACCGCCCAGGGCGCCGGCTATAACAGTAATCAATCCGTAG
- the trpA gene encoding tryptophan synthase subunit alpha: MSKRYERRFEKLKTENVKAFMPFTVLGWPNKEKSLAIIKTMIESGASALELGFPFSDPVADGPVIAKAAFDTLESGFKTADAFFLISEVRKIDGEIPIGILVYYNNILAFGVEAFFQQAKVAGIDGVLIADLPVESADEVLPIAKANDVDLIFIVSPVTTEERLAKIATNAGGFIYLVSRLGVTGTDKSANNLSNLKSLIGRLKSQSPLPICAGFGVSNKQTATALLEVGVDGVIVGSRVIEVVNQSGDQFSVKLAELFKDLADACTEKLATVSTD; the protein is encoded by the coding sequence ATGAGTAAGCGTTACGAGAGACGTTTCGAGAAGCTCAAAACGGAAAACGTGAAGGCGTTTATGCCGTTCACGGTGCTGGGTTGGCCGAACAAGGAAAAGTCCTTAGCCATTATTAAAACGATGATCGAGTCTGGTGCATCTGCGCTGGAGCTGGGGTTTCCTTTTAGCGACCCGGTTGCTGACGGTCCGGTAATTGCCAAGGCGGCATTCGACACGCTCGAGTCTGGTTTCAAGACAGCAGATGCTTTTTTCTTGATCAGTGAAGTGCGAAAAATAGATGGAGAGATTCCGATTGGAATTCTTGTCTATTACAACAACATATTGGCTTTTGGCGTGGAGGCTTTCTTCCAACAGGCAAAAGTTGCAGGAATAGACGGAGTCTTGATTGCCGATCTGCCAGTTGAGAGTGCGGACGAGGTCTTGCCGATCGCAAAAGCCAACGATGTTGATTTGATATTTATCGTTTCACCAGTAACAACGGAAGAGCGGTTGGCTAAGATTGCCACTAATGCTGGTGGCTTCATTTATCTCGTGTCTCGATTGGGCGTCACCGGTACAGACAAGTCTGCCAATAATCTTTCCAATCTCAAGTCATTAATCGGACGCTTGAAGAGCCAATCTCCGTTGCCCATCTGTGCTGGTTTTGGTGTCTCCAACAAGCAAACTGCTACAGCATTGCTTGAGGTTGGAGTCGACGGTGTCATAGTCGGCTCTCGAGTTATTGAAGTCGTCAATCAATCGGGTGACCAGTTCAGCGTTAAGCTGGCTGAGCTCTTCAAAGATCTGGCTGACGCCTGCACTGAAAAATTGGCTACAGTTTCTACGGATTGA
- the trpB gene encoding tryptophan synthase subunit beta, with amino-acid sequence MKTLGYFGTYGGVYVPETLMPALEELESAFLVAKEDKGFMGELGNLFRDYAGRPTPLYYAKNLSRLWGADIFLKREDLLHGGAHKTNNALGQALLAKSMGKKRIIAETGAGQHGVACAMAGALLDLQTEIYMGEVDIARQQPNVQRMRLMGATVHPVTTGSKTLKDAINEALRDWISNLGDTHYLLGTAAGPHPFPTLVKFFQSIIGREARQQFFERYQTLPDYVIACVGGGSNAIGMFSAFLDDADVKLIGVEPGGHGLSSTKHGAVLSKGKPGCLHGMKSMVLQDEDGQIIEAHSVAAGLDYPSVGPEHAYLQEINRARYVSVDDKEALAAFNELSRREGIIPALESAHALAYAKKLCLELKPGSRVLINLSGRGDKDLAEVLRHE; translated from the coding sequence ATGAAGACGCTTGGATATTTTGGTACTTACGGCGGCGTTTATGTGCCCGAAACGCTCATGCCGGCGCTGGAAGAATTGGAGTCGGCTTTTCTTGTAGCTAAGGAAGATAAAGGCTTCATGGGCGAACTCGGCAATCTCTTTCGAGATTATGCAGGACGTCCAACTCCTCTCTACTATGCCAAAAATCTTTCTCGCCTCTGGGGCGCCGACATTTTTCTCAAGCGTGAGGACCTGCTGCATGGTGGCGCGCACAAAACAAACAATGCCCTGGGGCAAGCGCTGCTTGCTAAATCAATGGGCAAGAAGCGCATCATTGCCGAGACAGGAGCTGGGCAGCATGGTGTCGCATGTGCCATGGCAGGTGCTTTGCTCGATTTGCAGACAGAAATTTATATGGGTGAGGTCGATATTGCCAGACAGCAGCCCAACGTTCAGCGCATGAGATTGATGGGAGCGACGGTGCATCCGGTCACAACAGGAAGCAAGACGCTCAAGGATGCCATTAACGAAGCGCTGCGCGACTGGATAAGCAACCTCGGCGATACGCACTACTTGCTTGGAACAGCTGCTGGTCCGCATCCATTCCCGACACTGGTCAAGTTCTTCCAGAGTATTATCGGCAGAGAGGCGCGTCAACAATTTTTCGAACGCTATCAGACATTGCCAGACTACGTGATCGCTTGCGTCGGCGGTGGTTCCAACGCGATCGGCATGTTTTCTGCGTTTTTGGATGATGCAGATGTTAAATTGATTGGCGTTGAACCGGGTGGGCATGGTTTGTCTAGCACCAAACACGGTGCTGTCTTGAGCAAAGGCAAGCCGGGTTGTTTGCATGGCATGAAGAGCATGGTTTTGCAAGATGAAGATGGACAAATCATCGAGGCTCATAGCGTTGCGGCCGGGCTCGATTATCCTTCTGTCGGCCCTGAACACGCTTACCTGCAAGAGATCAATCGCGCTCGCTATGTTTCAGTCGACGACAAAGAAGCACTGGCTGCATTCAATGAATTGTCGAGGCGAGAGGGCATTATTCCAGCGCTTGAGAGCGCTCATGCCCTGGCGTATGCAAAGAAGCTTTGCCTGGAGTTGAAACCTGGCAGTCGTGTGCTCATCAATTTATCCGGTCGCGGTGACAAAGATCTGGCGGAGGTTCTCAGGCATGAGTAA
- a CDS encoding phosphoribosylanthranilate isomerase, whose translation MTLVKICGITNSTDALNAITAGATYLGLIFVDSSARKVDEVAAADISQAIAGRARTVAVFKNSSLDEIKRIASIHKFDFIQLHGAESPDFCRTLQMPVIKVIELQAGSKALDLERLIDAYKSCSYILFDKPKDLDFSEWLDEAIELVESLNVSRPYFFAGGLNHTNVRRVLNRLNPYALDVASGVETAPGLKAMDKMIAFCDAVKDSFGTGANLVNEAIS comes from the coding sequence ATGACTCTAGTCAAAATCTGCGGCATCACCAATTCGACCGATGCCTTGAATGCAATAACTGCTGGAGCGACATATCTGGGCTTGATTTTTGTCGACAGCAGCGCCCGTAAAGTCGATGAAGTTGCTGCCGCAGATATTTCGCAGGCAATTGCGGGGCGCGCCAGGACTGTTGCTGTCTTTAAGAACAGCTCGCTTGATGAGATCAAGCGCATAGCCTCAATACACAAATTTGACTTTATTCAACTTCATGGAGCGGAGTCACCAGATTTTTGCCGAACGTTGCAAATGCCGGTGATTAAGGTAATCGAGTTGCAGGCTGGCAGCAAGGCTCTTGATCTGGAACGTCTAATAGATGCGTACAAGTCTTGTTCTTACATACTTTTTGATAAGCCGAAAGATTTGGATTTCTCTGAATGGCTCGATGAAGCAATTGAACTCGTGGAAAGTCTGAATGTGAGCCGCCCCTACTTCTTTGCAGGTGGGTTGAATCACACGAATGTGAGGCGGGTTTTGAACCGACTTAATCCTTATGCACTAGATGTTGCATCTGGTGTCGAAACTGCTCCCGGGCTGAAAGCGATGGACAAGATGATCGCATTCTGCGATGCCGTCAAAGATAGTTTTGGAACTGGTGCGAATCTGGTCAATGAGGCAATTTCCTGA